One part of the Treponema peruense genome encodes these proteins:
- a CDS encoding FHA domain-containing protein produces the protein MSDTTIVNTSPLGQHLDRIAESQQVSYLVFNKKRIQLVAKITIGRETDNNIVIDSKLASRHHCVIQKIRDAYFLKDENSTNGTFLNGRRIPSDKYVRLNPGDKLTIGSSNLIMG, from the coding sequence ATGTCTGATACAACAATAGTAAATACAAGTCCTTTGGGACAGCATTTGGACAGAATCGCGGAATCACAGCAGGTTTCCTACCTTGTGTTCAATAAAAAAAGAATCCAGCTGGTGGCAAAAATTACTATCGGCCGTGAAACCGACAACAATATTGTGATTGACAGTAAGCTTGCAAGCCGCCATCACTGCGTTATTCAGAAAATAAGGGATGCATATTTCCTTAAAGATGAAAACAGTACAAACGGTACCTTCCTTAACGGTCGCAGGATTCCTTCCGACAAGTACGTAAGGCTCAATCCCGGTGACAAGCTTACAATAGGTTCTTCCAATTTAATAATGGGGTAA
- a CDS encoding nicotinate phosphoribosyltransferase: MKPTHTEERAPSKSALFTDFYELTMAQGYWLQNMNQQVVFDMFFRRQPFNGGFSIFAGIETLIDSLTEFSFSDDDIEYLSQQGIFEKGFLDYLRDFHFSGDLYSFEEGSVIFPQEPLVRIHANLIEAQIIEGLVLNHCNFQSLIATKTARVWLASKQGNIMEFGLRRAQGPDGAMSATRASYIGGAAGTSNTLAGKLYGIPVMGTMAHSWIMSFPSELEAFEAYAKIYPDKTVFLIDTYDTLKSGIKNAIKAGAKLVEQGYNFGVRLDSGDISYLTQEVRKELDNAGFPQAFISVSNELTEEIIETLVQQNAPIASWGVGTHMVTGGDESSFTGVYKLAARHDQKTDEMIPAMKFSDNPAKNTNPGIKNVWRLYDENGMARADILALEGETVESGKEYRYYHPMVDYRQFSFTAASVKPMLTKKIADGKRIKERLPDAEQLQLARKRMRQETATLDPSYKRILNPHIYKVSMTEKLKDLKLSFIKANIK; the protein is encoded by the coding sequence ATGAAACCGACACACACAGAAGAAAGAGCACCAAGCAAAAGTGCCCTTTTTACAGATTTTTACGAACTTACAATGGCCCAGGGCTACTGGCTTCAGAATATGAACCAGCAGGTTGTCTTTGACATGTTTTTCAGAAGGCAGCCCTTTAACGGTGGATTCAGTATTTTTGCAGGAATAGAAACACTTATAGATTCGCTTACGGAATTTTCTTTCAGCGACGACGACATAGAGTATCTTTCGCAGCAGGGAATTTTTGAAAAAGGATTTCTGGATTATCTGAGGGACTTTCACTTCAGCGGCGACTTGTATTCCTTTGAAGAAGGTTCGGTTATTTTCCCTCAGGAACCGCTTGTAAGAATACATGCAAATCTTATTGAAGCGCAGATTATTGAAGGACTTGTGCTTAACCACTGCAACTTCCAGAGTCTTATTGCAACAAAAACTGCAAGAGTATGGCTGGCAAGCAAACAAGGAAACATAATGGAATTCGGTCTCAGAAGAGCACAGGGACCTGACGGTGCAATGAGCGCAACAAGGGCTTCTTATATTGGTGGCGCTGCAGGAACAAGCAATACCCTTGCAGGAAAACTTTACGGAATTCCTGTTATGGGAACAATGGCCCATTCGTGGATTATGTCTTTCCCGTCAGAACTTGAAGCTTTTGAAGCATACGCAAAAATTTATCCTGACAAAACAGTCTTTCTGATTGACACTTATGATACCCTTAAAAGCGGAATCAAAAATGCAATAAAAGCCGGGGCAAAACTTGTTGAACAGGGCTACAACTTTGGTGTACGCCTTGACTCAGGAGACATATCTTATCTTACCCAGGAAGTAAGAAAGGAACTGGACAACGCCGGTTTCCCACAGGCATTTATTTCTGTTTCAAATGAACTTACCGAAGAAATCATAGAAACACTTGTCCAGCAGAATGCACCTATAGCAAGCTGGGGTGTCGGAACGCACATGGTAACCGGCGGCGATGAGTCCAGTTTTACAGGCGTATACAAACTTGCGGCAAGACATGACCAGAAAACCGACGAAATGATTCCTGCAATGAAATTCAGTGACAATCCGGCAAAGAACACAAACCCGGGAATAAAAAATGTATGGCGCCTTTACGACGAAAACGGAATGGCACGCGCAGACATTCTTGCACTTGAAGGCGAAACCGTTGAAAGCGGCAAAGAATACCGTTACTATCACCCAATGGTAGACTACAGACAGTTTTCTTTCACGGCTGCTTCTGTAAAACCCATGCTTACAAAAAAGATTGCCGATGGTAAAAGAATCAAAGAAAGGCTTCCCGATGCGGAACAGCTTCAGCTTGCAAGAAAAAGAATGCGCCAGGAAACAGCGACACTCGATCCTTCCTACAAGAGAATTCTTAATCCCCATATATACAAGGTCTCAATGACAGAAAAGCTCAAGGATCTGAAGCTTTCCTTCATTAAGGCAAATATAAAATAA
- a CDS encoding helix-turn-helix domain-containing protein, which produces MSVYLLTKHDQIGVFKKIAACIETPSSKVVLFTEPTELDIALNLAPPDEVELVLMDCRFFQMDLYNPYMYMAKRARPVPLVIYNDPYPQPENRVAYWIVKNRHYLSALLKEDALDNIKNILDIIQGALMTEEIGPYVSVVCPAKKYLTAEGTYVAFDPEKFRKKHFIMPSRFKLFEYLYANIEQVVSEEDICMHLWNTYNDNVRKNLYTYIHDLRQIFLKETDLIFRIDRYKMKHYRLNVTLGETNRYEIPPDLFSDYSMH; this is translated from the coding sequence ATGTCAGTTTACCTGCTTACGAAACATGATCAGATCGGTGTTTTTAAAAAAATTGCCGCCTGCATAGAAACGCCTTCAAGTAAAGTTGTTTTGTTTACGGAACCGACAGAACTTGACATCGCACTTAATCTTGCTCCTCCCGATGAAGTTGAACTTGTGCTTATGGACTGCCGTTTTTTTCAGATGGACTTATACAATCCGTATATGTATATGGCAAAAAGGGCAAGGCCTGTTCCGCTTGTAATTTATAACGATCCGTATCCTCAGCCAGAAAACCGCGTAGCATACTGGATTGTAAAAAACAGACACTATCTTTCTGCACTTTTAAAGGAAGATGCTTTGGACAACATCAAAAATATCCTTGATATTATACAGGGTGCCCTTATGACAGAAGAAATCGGGCCTTATGTTTCTGTTGTTTGTCCTGCAAAAAAATATCTGACGGCTGAAGGAACTTATGTTGCCTTTGACCCGGAAAAATTCAGGAAAAAGCATTTTATCATGCCTTCACGCTTTAAGCTGTTTGAATATTTATATGCGAACATTGAACAGGTTGTTTCTGAAGAAGACATATGCATGCATCTCTGGAACACATACAATGATAACGTTCGAAAAAATCTGTATACGTATATCCATGATTTAAGACAGATTTTTCTTAAAGAAACAGATCTCATTTTCAGAATCGACAGGTATAAAATGAAGCATTACAGACTTAATGTTACACTCGGGGAAACAAACCGCTATGAAATACCTCCGGATCTTTTTTCTGACTATTCAATGCATTAA
- a CDS encoding serine/threonine protein kinase: MAVQPESIGKYKILSVVAVGGMGTVYKAVHPSLKRQVIIKKLTLKNKGGTIRERFKREAQILLDLSSPYVVRMFDYFTEGRSDYIVLEFVDGMSLDKLIAKQVSLPPQLALLIFLDACYGLKHAHAKGIVHRDIKPGNILISRRAEVKLADFGIAGGEKESVTVADETGPSASSATTAAESGTAITMAGTTLGTPAYMSPEQLDDSSSVDQRADIYSMGVMLYEMVTGTKPFSGDMSAQSIAKIKKGDYIPPAKLDKTLPHIVRFLIKKMMKPNPARRFQTIDPVIVRIRRYLKHYDTHSVRISLAQAVIASHPFELPQYQKKKRPALRAFLILSAAALFISGSVLAWNNGIFHRTILSPWFRSITLTMEMPSTASVDADLPARAFFFVNDNKDIPEVSGTRRIFTASKDSSASKKNIEYKTRAVFLRPGEYRIKIAEGPYVWWGALTVASENCDIKLDFLKNASRKLKIHTVAFDSETSENITSKTKFMVQSGAKWIPLEKLDTSSLRTGTVYKILAVSEGYEDEYFSLLVDWYQDELFINSSLRKK; the protein is encoded by the coding sequence ATGGCTGTTCAGCCTGAGTCTATCGGAAAGTATAAAATTTTGTCGGTCGTTGCCGTAGGTGGAATGGGAACTGTTTACAAAGCTGTTCATCCTTCATTAAAACGGCAGGTTATCATTAAAAAACTCACCCTTAAAAACAAAGGCGGAACAATACGCGAAAGATTCAAGCGTGAGGCACAGATTCTTCTGGACTTGTCAAGCCCTTATGTTGTGCGCATGTTTGATTATTTTACAGAAGGCCGCTCTGACTACATCGTCCTTGAATTTGTAGACGGAATGTCTCTGGACAAGCTTATTGCAAAGCAGGTGTCCCTTCCGCCGCAACTTGCACTTCTTATTTTCCTGGATGCCTGTTACGGACTAAAGCATGCACATGCAAAAGGAATTGTACACCGTGACATTAAGCCTGGCAATATTCTTATTTCAAGGCGTGCAGAAGTCAAACTTGCAGATTTTGGCATAGCAGGCGGTGAAAAAGAATCTGTAACTGTTGCTGACGAAACCGGACCATCAGCCTCTTCTGCAACTACAGCAGCAGAATCAGGAACAGCAATTACTATGGCCGGAACAACTTTGGGAACACCTGCGTATATGTCGCCGGAACAGCTCGATGATTCAAGTTCGGTAGACCAGCGTGCAGATATTTATTCTATGGGCGTTATGCTTTATGAAATGGTAACCGGAACAAAGCCTTTTTCAGGAGATATGAGTGCGCAGAGTATTGCAAAAATCAAAAAAGGAGACTATATTCCGCCTGCAAAACTCGATAAAACTCTTCCGCATATAGTGCGTTTCCTGATTAAAAAAATGATGAAGCCCAATCCCGCGAGACGATTTCAGACAATAGATCCGGTAATTGTGCGCATAAGACGGTACTTAAAGCATTACGATACGCATTCAGTCCGTATTTCACTTGCACAGGCTGTAATTGCGTCCCATCCGTTTGAACTTCCGCAGTATCAGAAGAAAAAGCGTCCTGCACTCAGGGCATTTCTTATTCTTTCGGCAGCAGCTCTTTTTATAAGCGGTTCGGTTCTTGCGTGGAACAACGGAATATTCCACAGAACAATTTTAAGCCCGTGGTTCAGAAGTATTACTCTTACTATGGAAATGCCGTCGACCGCTAGTGTTGATGCCGACCTTCCTGCAAGGGCATTCTTTTTTGTAAATGACAACAAGGACATTCCTGAAGTTTCAGGCACAAGAAGAATTTTTACTGCGTCAAAAGACAGTTCCGCATCTAAAAAAAATATTGAATACAAAACGCGCGCTGTTTTCCTTAGACCCGGTGAATACAGAATAAAAATTGCTGAAGGACCTTATGTCTGGTGGGGGGCGCTTACTGTTGCCAGCGAAAACTGTGACATAAAGCTGGACTTTCTTAAAAACGCCAGCCGCAAACTCAAGATACATACTGTTGCCTTTGATTCTGAAACTTCAGAAAATATTACTTCAAAGACAAAGTTTATGGTTCAGTCCGGGGCAAAATGGATTCCGCTTGAAAAACTGGACACTTCTTCTTTACGAACCGGAACCGTTTACAAAATACTTGCGGTAAGTGAAGGTTACGAAGATGAATATTTCAGTCTGCTTGTGGACTGGTATCAGGATGAATTGTTTATAAACAGCAGCCTTCGGAAAAAATAA
- a CDS encoding metallophosphoesterase family protein: MPVSSGLTYDFFSSLCTGNFPSETELIESMDTAVSVLESESSLYRPAADDGTPGGLLDFTGSDVPVIVVPDLHGRYKFLLDLLSSDSSVIRFVPSGMNVLEALGEGLLKIVCLGDGIHSETDDASERWKKCYEEWEHGNFCGSAMCDEMHRNVSTMGIVVELKKAFPENFHFLKGNHENIMNEFGNGNYPFRKFSLEGEITRSFMQYMFGDAVLHLIDCFEKTLPLCAVFKNFALSHAEPVSAFTRSEIINCRKNSSVIEGLTWTPNGSALEGSVVSTFESVNPGAETSGSVWIGGHRPVRGKFSLRQNGSYVQIHNPYEMNVALCSPQNKFNPQEDIVSV; the protein is encoded by the coding sequence ATGCCCGTATCATCAGGTTTAACATACGATTTTTTTTCCTCACTGTGCACCGGCAACTTTCCGTCAGAGACTGAACTCATTGAGTCAATGGATACAGCAGTTTCTGTTCTTGAATCCGAAAGTTCCCTTTACAGACCAGCTGCAGATGACGGTACCCCGGGCGGGCTTCTGGACTTTACGGGCAGTGATGTTCCTGTTATTGTAGTTCCCGATCTGCACGGAAGGTATAAATTTTTACTGGATCTTCTTTCATCAGATTCATCGGTAATTCGCTTTGTTCCTTCAGGAATGAATGTGCTTGAAGCCTTGGGGGAAGGGCTTTTGAAAATAGTCTGTCTTGGTGACGGCATTCATTCAGAAACAGATGATGCTTCAGAAAGATGGAAAAAATGCTATGAAGAGTGGGAACACGGAAACTTCTGCGGTTCTGCCATGTGCGACGAAATGCACAGAAATGTTTCTACTATGGGCATTGTAGTTGAACTTAAAAAAGCATTTCCTGAAAACTTCCATTTTCTTAAGGGCAATCATGAAAACATCATGAATGAATTTGGCAACGGGAACTATCCGTTCAGAAAATTCTCTTTGGAAGGCGAGATTACCCGCAGTTTTATGCAGTATATGTTCGGGGACGCGGTACTTCATCTGATAGACTGTTTTGAAAAGACACTGCCGCTTTGTGCTGTATTCAAAAACTTTGCATTAAGCCATGCCGAGCCTGTCAGTGCGTTTACCCGCAGCGAAATAATCAACTGCAGAAAAAATTCCTCAGTCATAGAAGGGCTTACCTGGACACCAAACGGTTCGGCCCTTGAGGGAAGTGTAGTTTCTACTTTTGAATCCGTTAATCCTGGTGCAGAAACTTCGGGTTCAGTCTGGATAGGAGGGCACCGTCCCGTCCGCGGAAAATTTTCCCTGAGGCAAAACGGTTCCTATGTTCAGATTCACAATCCGTATGAAATGAATGTGGCACTTTGCAGTCCGCAGAATAAATTCAATCCGCAGGAAGATATAGTTAGCGTCTAA